The Streptomyces sp. NBC_00670 genome window below encodes:
- a CDS encoding SCO3374 family protein produces MAPTAVPPPFPLPLPRRPLAVEGAAGAEGAGARADDAVRRWYGEGLGWATLPGPPVRLVTGLRFDVLDVPRGAGAAGLRHLGPGTPVALHGDRMRLLVAAGSAEELPGLLDWLEWGSLPLDLRALGAGDGITAPVPAPVPALGPAPVTAPAVTGSQGAAVWLRPPVPGREVESSLPALSALGGGGGTPDLVRLVETVATECHRIRLRRVAAQPLAFS; encoded by the coding sequence ATGGCCCCCACCGCCGTCCCGCCTCCGTTTCCCCTCCCGCTCCCCCGCCGGCCGCTCGCCGTCGAGGGTGCCGCGGGTGCCGAGGGCGCCGGGGCGCGCGCGGACGACGCGGTGCGCCGCTGGTACGGAGAGGGGCTGGGCTGGGCCACGCTGCCCGGACCGCCGGTGCGGCTCGTCACGGGGCTGCGGTTCGACGTCCTGGACGTCCCCCGCGGGGCGGGCGCGGCCGGCCTGCGGCATCTGGGCCCGGGGACCCCGGTGGCGCTGCACGGGGACCGCATGCGGCTGCTGGTGGCCGCGGGCAGCGCGGAGGAGCTGCCGGGGCTGCTGGACTGGCTGGAGTGGGGCTCACTGCCCCTGGACCTGCGGGCGCTGGGCGCGGGCGACGGCATCACGGCGCCGGTCCCGGCGCCGGTTCCCGCCCTGGGTCCCGCCCCGGTCACCGCCCCGGCCGTCACCGGTTCGCAGGGGGCCGCCGTCTGGCTGCGGCCCCCCGTGCCGGGACGCGAGGTGGAGTCGTCGCTGCCGGCGCTCTCGGCGCTGGGCGGCGGTGGGGGCACCCCCGACCTCGTACGACTGGTGGAGACGGTGGCCACGGAGTGCCACCGCATCCGGCTGCGGCGCGTGGCCGCTCAGCCGTTGGCCTTCTCGTAG
- a CDS encoding ATP-dependent Clp protease ATP-binding subunit, whose product MFERFTDRARRVVVLAQEEARMLNHNYIGTEHILLGLIHEGEGVAAKALESLGISLEAVRQQVEEIIGQGQQAPSGHIPFTPRAKKVLELSLREALQLGHNYIGTEHILLGLIREGEGVAAQVLVKLGADLNRVRQQVIQLLSGYQGKETATAGGPAEGTPSTSLVLDQFGRNLTQAARESKLDPVIGREKEIERVMQVLSRRTKNNPVLIGEPGVGKTAVVEGLAQAIVKGEVPETLKDKHLYTLDLGALVAGSRYRGDFEERLKKVLKEIRTRGDIILFIDELHTLVGAGAAEGAIDAASILKPMLARGELQTIGATTLDEYRKHLEKDAALERRFQPIQVAEPSLPHTIEILKGLRDRYEAHHRVSITDEALVQAATLADRYISDRFLPDKAIDLIDEAGSRMRIRRMTAPPDLREFDEKIAGVRRDKESAIDSQDFEKAASLRDKEKQLLAAKAKREKEWKAGDMDVVAEVDGDLIAEVLATATGIPVFKLTEEESSRLLRMEDELHKRVIGQKDAVKALSKAIRRTRAGLKDPKRPGGSFIFAGPSGVGKTELSKALAEFLFGDEDALISLDMSEFSEKHTVSRLFGSPPGYVGYEEGGQLTEKVRRKPFSVVLFDEVEKAHPDIFNSLLQILEDGRLTDSQGRVVDFKNTVIIMTTNLGTRDISKGFNLGFAAQGDTKSNYERMKNKVQDELKQHFRPEFLNRVDDVVVFPQLTQDDILAIVDLMISKVDERLKDRDMGIELSQSAKELLSKKGYDPVLGARPLRRTIQREVEDTLSEKILFGELRPGHIVVVDTEGEGDAATFTFRGEEKAALPDAPPIEQAAGGAGPNLSKEA is encoded by the coding sequence ATGTTCGAGAGGTTCACCGACCGCGCGCGGCGGGTTGTCGTCCTGGCTCAGGAAGAAGCCCGGATGCTCAACCACAACTACATCGGCACCGAGCACATCCTCCTGGGCCTGATCCACGAGGGTGAGGGTGTCGCCGCTAAGGCCCTGGAGAGCCTCGGGATTTCGCTCGAGGCGGTCCGCCAGCAGGTGGAGGAGATCATCGGCCAGGGCCAGCAGGCCCCGTCCGGCCACATCCCCTTCACCCCCCGTGCCAAGAAGGTCCTGGAGCTGTCGCTCCGCGAGGCCCTTCAGCTGGGCCACAACTACATCGGCACGGAGCACATCCTGCTCGGCCTGATCCGCGAGGGCGAGGGCGTCGCCGCCCAGGTCCTGGTCAAGCTGGGCGCAGACCTCAACCGTGTCCGCCAGCAGGTCATCCAGCTGCTGTCGGGCTACCAGGGCAAGGAGACCGCCACCGCCGGCGGCCCTGCCGAGGGCACCCCCTCGACGTCCCTGGTCCTCGACCAGTTCGGCCGGAACCTCACCCAGGCCGCCCGCGAGTCCAAGCTCGACCCGGTCATCGGGCGCGAGAAGGAGATCGAGCGGGTCATGCAGGTGCTGTCCCGCCGCACCAAGAACAACCCGGTGCTCATCGGCGAGCCCGGCGTCGGCAAGACCGCCGTCGTCGAGGGCCTCGCGCAGGCCATCGTCAAGGGCGAGGTGCCCGAGACCCTCAAGGACAAGCACCTCTACACCCTGGACCTCGGCGCCCTGGTCGCCGGCTCCCGCTACCGCGGTGACTTCGAGGAGCGCCTGAAGAAGGTCCTCAAGGAGATCCGCACCCGCGGCGACATCATCCTGTTCATCGACGAGCTGCACACGCTGGTCGGTGCGGGTGCCGCCGAGGGCGCCATCGACGCGGCGAGCATCCTCAAGCCGATGCTGGCCCGCGGCGAGCTGCAGACCATCGGTGCGACGACGCTGGACGAGTACCGCAAGCACCTGGAGAAGGACGCGGCCCTGGAGCGCCGCTTCCAGCCCATCCAGGTCGCCGAGCCGTCCCTGCCGCACACGATCGAGATCCTCAAGGGCCTGCGCGACCGCTACGAGGCGCACCACCGCGTCTCCATCACGGACGAGGCCCTGGTCCAGGCCGCCACCCTGGCCGACCGCTACATCTCGGACCGCTTCCTGCCCGACAAGGCGATCGACCTGATCGACGAGGCGGGCTCCCGGATGCGCATCCGCCGGATGACCGCGCCGCCGGACCTCCGCGAGTTCGACGAGAAGATCGCCGGCGTCCGCCGCGACAAGGAGTCCGCGATCGACTCGCAGGACTTCGAGAAGGCCGCCTCCCTGCGCGACAAGGAGAAGCAGCTCCTGGCCGCCAAGGCCAAGCGCGAGAAGGAGTGGAAGGCCGGCGACATGGACGTCGTCGCCGAGGTCGACGGCGACCTGATCGCCGAGGTCCTCGCCACGGCGACCGGCATCCCGGTCTTCAAGCTCACGGAGGAGGAGTCCTCGCGTCTGCTGCGCATGGAGGACGAGCTCCACAAGCGGGTCATCGGCCAGAAGGACGCCGTCAAAGCGCTCTCCAAGGCGATCCGCCGTACCCGTGCCGGTCTGAAGGACCCGAAGCGTCCCGGTGGCTCGTTCATCTTCGCCGGTCCGTCCGGTGTCGGTAAGACGGAGCTGTCCAAGGCGCTCGCCGAGTTCCTCTTCGGCGACGAGGACGCGCTGATCTCCCTCGACATGTCGGAGTTCAGCGAGAAGCACACGGTCTCGCGTCTCTTCGGTTCGCCCCCCGGCTACGTGGGCTACGAGGAGGGCGGCCAGCTCACCGAGAAGGTGCGCCGCAAGCCGTTCTCGGTCGTCCTCTTCGACGAGGTCGAGAAGGCCCACCCGGACATCTTCAACTCGCTGCTGCAGATCCTGGAGGACGGCCGCCTGACCGACTCCCAGGGCCGGGTCGTGGACTTCAAGAACACGGTCATCATCATGACGACCAACCTCGGCACGCGGGACATCTCCAAGGGCTTCAACCTCGGCTTCGCGGCCCAGGGCGACACGAAGTCCAACTACGAGCGGATGAAGAACAAGGTCCAGGACGAGCTCAAGCAGCACTTCCGGCCCGAGTTCCTCAACCGTGTCGACGACGTCGTCGTCTTCCCGCAGCTGACCCAGGACGACATCCTCGCGATCGTCGACCTGATGATCAGCAAGGTGGACGAGCGCCTGAAGGACCGGGACATGGGCATCGAACTCTCCCAGTCCGCGAAGGAGCTGCTGTCCAAGAAGGGGTACGACCCCGTGCTGGGCGCCCGGCCGCTGCGCCGGACGATCCAGCGGGAGGTCGAGGACACGCTGTCCGAGAAGATCCTCTTCGGCGAGCTGCGGCCCGGGCACATCGTGGTCGTGGACACGGAGGGGGAGGGCGACGCGGCGACGTTCACCTTCCGCGGCGAGGAGAAGGCGGCGCTGCCGGACGCTCCGCCGATCGAGCAGGCGGCGGGCGGCGCGGGTCCGAACCTGAGCAAGGAGGCGTAG
- a CDS encoding M23 family metallopeptidase has protein sequence MSFRSTPRRHPRTSPLRTRAAVLGIGLGASVVLGAGAAVAADTVAATPTSAMSSTLATAVRAQADAQAEAATHAEHAAAAAKARAKAAKAEAKAAAAKKAASWVDPVKKYELSAGYNQDGSHWAHKHSGQDFAVPIGTDVVAAHGGTVVKAGGNGAGDGPAYGNAIVVKHANGTYSQYAHLSRIDVKVGQVVATGQHIARSGNTGNSTGPHLHFEIRTTPNYGSAVNPVAFLRSHGTHV, from the coding sequence ATGTCCTTCCGCTCCACGCCCCGTCGCCACCCCCGCACGTCCCCCCTCCGCACCCGCGCCGCCGTCCTCGGCATCGGCCTGGGCGCCTCGGTCGTCCTGGGTGCCGGAGCCGCGGTAGCCGCCGACACCGTCGCCGCCACCCCTACCAGCGCGATGTCCAGCACCCTCGCCACCGCCGTCCGCGCGCAGGCCGACGCGCAGGCCGAGGCCGCGACCCACGCGGAGCACGCCGCCGCGGCCGCGAAGGCCAGGGCGAAGGCAGCGAAGGCGGAGGCCAAGGCCGCCGCGGCTAAGAAGGCCGCCTCCTGGGTCGACCCGGTGAAGAAGTACGAGCTGAGCGCCGGCTACAACCAGGACGGCAGCCACTGGGCGCACAAGCACAGCGGGCAGGACTTCGCGGTGCCGATCGGCACGGACGTCGTCGCCGCGCACGGCGGCACCGTCGTCAAGGCCGGCGGCAACGGCGCCGGCGACGGCCCGGCGTACGGCAACGCCATCGTCGTCAAGCATGCGAACGGTACGTACTCGCAGTACGCGCACCTGTCCCGGATCGACGTCAAGGTCGGCCAGGTCGTCGCCACCGGGCAGCACATCGCCCGCAGCGGCAACACCGGCAACTCGACCGGCCCCCACCTGCACTTCGAGATCCGCACGACCCCGAACTACGGCTCGGCGGTCAACCCGGTCGCGTTCCTGCGCTCGCACGGCACGCACGTCTGA
- a CDS encoding TetR/AcrR family transcriptional regulator produces the protein MGSTMDDNRRRRRGDTRQRIQDVALALFSEQGYEKTSLREIAERLDVTKAALYYHFKTKEDILIGIFGDLTRPIDDLIAWGREQPHTLATKQEVVRRYSEALADAGPLFRFMQENQATVRELSIGEMFKGRMLELSGIIRDADAPLADQVRCITALFTLHAGMFALRELEADPEDKRKAVLEVAIELVTKAHYGE, from the coding sequence ATGGGCAGCACCATGGACGACAACAGGCGCCGGCGGCGGGGCGACACCCGCCAGCGCATCCAGGACGTTGCCCTCGCCCTCTTCTCCGAGCAGGGGTACGAGAAGACCTCGCTGCGGGAGATCGCCGAGCGGCTGGACGTCACCAAGGCGGCGCTCTACTACCACTTCAAGACCAAGGAAGACATCCTCATCGGCATCTTCGGGGACCTCACCCGGCCGATCGACGACCTCATCGCCTGGGGCCGCGAGCAGCCGCACACTCTGGCCACCAAGCAGGAGGTCGTCCGCCGCTACAGCGAGGCCCTCGCCGACGCCGGGCCGCTCTTCCGCTTCATGCAGGAGAACCAGGCGACCGTGCGCGAGCTGAGCATCGGCGAGATGTTCAAGGGCCGGATGCTGGAGCTGAGCGGCATCATCCGCGACGCGGACGCCCCGCTGGCCGACCAGGTCCGCTGCATCACCGCGCTGTTCACGCTGCACGCGGGGATGTTCGCGCTGCGGGAACTGGAGGCCGACCCGGAGGACAAGCGCAAGGCGGTTCTGGAGGTCGCGATCGAGCTGGTGACGAAGGCGCACTACGGCGAGTGA
- a CDS encoding MDR family MFS transporter translates to MAETADIAGKGPVGAEKPGAEDGGKQPRSVRVVLLALMIAMLLAMLDNMIVGTAMPTIVGELGGLEHLSWVVTAYTLATAASTPLWGKLGDMYGRKGVFMTSIVLFLIGSALSGMAQDMGQLIGFRAVQGLGAGGLMVGVMAIIGDLIPPRERGKYQGMMAGVMALAMIAGPLVGGTITDHLGWRWSFYINLPLGAVALIAISAVLHLPKKRAQTRIDYLGAALLTVGITSIVLVTTWGGTEYAWGSARIMELIGIGVAALVGFLFWQTRAAAPIMPLHIFRSRNFSLMSVIGFITGFVMFGAVLFLPLYQQAVQGASATNSGLLLLPMLGAMLAVSMVAGRVTTNSGRYKVFPVAGSVLMIVGLFLLSRMDTETTRLTSGIYMAVLGAGMGCLMQITMLVAQNSVEMKDMGVASSSTTLFRTLGSSFGVAIMGALFNNRVQDEMVQRAGALGGKMTEQSAQLDAASLAKLPAQAREAYQFAVSAGTHSAFVLGAVVAVVALVAAVFVKEVPLRGAGGPKTAEGAAGDAAGERPTVAEAV, encoded by the coding sequence ATGGCGGAGACGGCGGACATAGCGGGCAAGGGCCCCGTGGGGGCCGAGAAACCCGGGGCCGAGGACGGCGGCAAGCAGCCGCGCAGCGTACGCGTCGTCCTGCTCGCCCTGATGATCGCGATGCTGCTCGCGATGCTCGACAACATGATCGTCGGCACCGCGATGCCGACGATCGTCGGTGAGCTCGGCGGGCTCGAACACCTGTCGTGGGTGGTCACCGCGTACACGCTCGCGACGGCCGCCTCGACGCCCCTGTGGGGCAAGCTCGGCGACATGTACGGGCGCAAGGGCGTCTTCATGACCTCGATCGTGCTCTTCCTGATCGGGTCGGCGCTCAGCGGCATGGCGCAGGACATGGGGCAGCTCATCGGCTTCCGGGCCGTGCAGGGCCTCGGCGCGGGCGGTCTGATGGTCGGCGTCATGGCGATCATCGGTGATCTGATCCCGCCGCGGGAGCGCGGCAAGTACCAGGGCATGATGGCCGGCGTGATGGCGCTCGCGATGATCGCGGGCCCGCTGGTCGGCGGCACCATCACCGACCACCTCGGCTGGCGCTGGTCCTTCTACATCAACCTGCCGCTCGGCGCGGTCGCGCTCATCGCCATCAGCGCCGTGCTGCACCTGCCGAAGAAGCGCGCGCAGACCCGGATCGACTACCTCGGCGCCGCGCTGCTGACCGTGGGCATCACCTCCATCGTGCTGGTCACCACCTGGGGCGGCACGGAGTACGCCTGGGGCTCGGCGCGGATCATGGAGCTGATCGGCATCGGCGTCGCCGCGCTCGTCGGGTTCCTGTTCTGGCAGACCAGGGCGGCCGCGCCGATCATGCCGCTGCACATCTTCCGCAGCCGCAACTTCTCGCTGATGTCGGTCATCGGCTTCATCACCGGGTTCGTGATGTTCGGCGCGGTGCTCTTCCTGCCGCTGTACCAGCAGGCGGTGCAGGGGGCGTCCGCCACCAACTCCGGACTGCTGCTGCTGCCGATGCTCGGCGCGATGCTCGCCGTGTCGATGGTGGCCGGCCGGGTCACCACCAACAGCGGCCGCTACAAGGTGTTCCCGGTCGCCGGCAGCGTGCTGATGATCGTCGGACTGTTCCTGCTGTCGCGGATGGACACCGAGACCACCCGGCTGACCTCCGGGATCTACATGGCCGTGCTCGGTGCGGGCATGGGCTGCCTGATGCAGATCACCATGCTGGTGGCGCAGAACAGCGTCGAGATGAAGGACATGGGCGTCGCCTCGTCCTCCACCACGCTGTTCCGGACGCTCGGGTCCTCGTTCGGTGTCGCCATCATGGGTGCGCTGTTCAACAACCGGGTGCAGGACGAGATGGTGCAGCGGGCGGGGGCGCTCGGGGGCAAGATGACCGAGCAGTCGGCGCAGCTCGACGCGGCGAGCCTGGCGAAGCTGCCGGCGCAGGCGCGGGAGGCGTACCAGTTCGCGGTGTCCGCGGGGACGCATTCGGCGTTCGTGCTGGGTGCGGTGGTGGCTGTGGTGGCGCTGGTGGCGGCGGTGTTCGTCAAGGAGGTGCCGTTGCGGGGGGCCGGGGGGCCCAAGACGGCGGAGGGGGCGGCTGGGGACGCCGCCGGGGAGCGGCCGACGGTTGCAGAGGCCGTCTGA